The stretch of DNA ACTCGACAGCTCACGCTTCGAGGTTCTTACTCACACGCGGGTTGTGGCTCGTCGTGTTAGAGTTAACGGTGATCCGCTTGGCATGGTTTTTTAACTTCGATTATGCCTCTGGCAGCGTGGGACAAGTGATCTGGACGATCGGTTGGTCGATGGTCGTGATGTCGGGTTTGGTGTTCTTGCCCATCTCGGCCATTACCACGATTGGTATCTTGTTGATCGCTTTTCACAATGTGTTTGATCCCGTCTCGGCCGATAGCTTTGGTGAAAACTGGGCGTGGCTGTGGCGGTTTCTCCATGCGGGAGGCGGGGTCACTCCCTTTTCCGGCGTTCCCGTGCATGTGGCTTATCCGCTGATTCCCTGGGTGGGTGTTATGGCAGCTGGCTATGGATTCGGGCCACTCTTGAAACTCCCGCAAGGTAAACGTCGCGTAGAGACATTAGCATTGGGCATCGTCCTGACGCTGACATTCTTCGGCCTGCGTGCGACGAATATGTATGGCGACCCGGGGCAATGGAGTTCGCATCCCGAGTTCGTGCGAACAATGCTCTCTTTCTTAGCCCTGCAAAAGTATCCCCCGTCGCTGCTGTTTTTGTTGATGACCTTGGGTCCGGCACTCATCGTGTTAGCAGCCGCCGATCGACCGCTGGGAAAGTTCGGACACTTCTTGGTCATCTATGGCCGCGTGCCGCTGTTTTATTACATCTTGCACCTTTTTGTGATTCACGCGCTGACGATTGGGATTGTCTATCTGCAGTGCCAAGAGACACCCGCCTGGTTGTTTTCATTTCCTCCCGGCCATGCCGGTCTGGATAGTGCGGGCAACAACTGCGGAGTAGATCTGCCGGTGCTCTACGGCATCTGGCTCGGCGTTGTTGTCGCACTCTATCCTCTTTGCCGTTGGTTCGCCGGCGTCAAACGCCGCCGCCGCGATGCGTGGTTGAGTTACCTGTAACACGCCGGCGAACGTGGACTTGCCAGCGACCTTATCTGCGGTCCCATTTCCCTTTTCCCAGATCTTGCCAGCCATCGATTCCCGCACCTGTCGTGATCGCTTTGTTGTTATAGATGCGGACCCAGCGTTGCTGATCCCCGTCATAAATTGCCAGGAATTCGTCGGTCCGTTCTCGTTCTTCGAACCGACCAGAGATTTGGCCGGACGGGTCGAGTGCGAGCCATTTTCCATTTCCCTGGTCGATATACATGCCCCCCATGGACGATTTCCAAAATCCCGTGGTCTGCACAGGGGGACGAATTACCCAGCTGGATGTCGACTCTCTTGGGACGGTGAATTCTGCAACCTTATTGCCTTGCAGATCCTTGGCAAACCAGAGGTGCCCCACAAAGGAAGGCTGTTCGTAATAGTCGTCTGCCTTGAGCTGATTGTATGGCAGTTCTTTATTAGTTTTCGCGTCGTAATAGCTGATCTTCACGCTTTGCCCAGAGTTGTTGATGACATTCAGCAGGACTTCATCGTTCGGTCCGATGGTGTCCGGTCCAGGTTTTGTTTTTTGGACTCCCACAATTCGCATGCGGGTTTCATAAAAACGGACCGCACCGCCGCCCATGACATCGCCCTTGAATAAAACTCCTTTATCGCTTCGCGGCCACCGCAGTGCGAGCTTGTGCCGCCGATTATAATAGCCCACGTAACGCGGCGTATCGTATTCTTCAGAACGTTCATAAACGAATCGTTCACCCGCGAGTTTCAGTGTCAGCACTCGGCCGGATAAGCGGGCAATGCTGAACACATTGGTGCCTGGAATCGTGAGTTCAAAATTGACCACAGGGCTCGGTGCAGGAAGATTATTGGGGGAATTGAGGAGGACAACCAAAGTGTCCGGTGCCAATAATTCTAGCCAACGTGATTTGATAGATTCTGACGCAACGACAACGGGGGTGGGGCGGGTAATCCGTCCATAAACTTCTCGATAACTGACATCTTGACCGAGGACGGTGCGGAACTGCGTATCGGTAGAGGGCAGTTCGATTCTGGTTGGAACTTCAATTTGAAACTCCTGTTCGATTTGCTCTTGGATAGTCACGATGCGGCCATCAGCGGTCGTGACCTCTCTTGGGACCGTCACCGAGCGTGTCCGCGTTTCGGTATGCATTTCGATTAAGTTCAGCGTGCGGCCTTGTCCACGATCCAGTTTTGCGAACTTTGGTGTGGCGGCCGCGGCAACCTGCCCTAATCCGGTTGCCAAGATTAAAACCACCCATGCGAACGTCTTTGAGAAGTTTGTCATGTTTTCGTCAAACCTTTCTCACATTCAGTGAGACATTGTTGAAGGGGAAATTAGCGATCTACTCTTAGATGCCCAACGGTACCCGTCACGAGCCACAAATTTGAGAGAAAATTGAGAAAAAGCCGATAATCCTTGTAACACGCAATATTCCAACCGAAGAGAATGTGACGTAAGCCTCTTAAAACAAACAAGATACAATTCTTGCCCCCGGCAGGCTCGCCCCAAAAGTTCTTGAAGAGGAACTGTTCCGGGAGGACATTTGTGTCGGCGAGGGAAAACTGTTTAGTCGCAATAGCCCGGACAGCTACCGGACCCGCAGAGCTGTCGCCCCCCAAAAGAAAACGCTACCAGCGAACCTATTTTTCCGTAGCGGGGAGTTGGAGGCGACAGCAGTTGATGGATTGGACGACTGCAAGGTGTTCAGCCGACATTACAATGTGTAAAGCCAGTGATTGACATGCTAAACATCCGAGACAGCGCGAGACGGCCCCTCCTTACCGGAATAATCCCGACATTCCACTCGACTGCCTCACTTGTGTTGCACCGACAGGGCAAATAGTGATTGTTTGGCACGATTTTCCCTACTGGCTCAATAAGTCGGCCATCGTTGATGTGTTTTGTGCGACACATTGCCCGACTTTAAAAGGAGAAAGCTGGCTTTCCATCCTCCACGGATGATGATCTCCGAGCGATGATTTCGGAGTGGTCGGTTAGCTCACCGCACCAGGGAAGAATCATCAATTTCAATTGAGCTAGGCAACTTTGAGACGAACTTCGATGATCAGAATTTTGATGCTCGCTACGGTCGTGTTGGCCGTTTGCGGGGTCGACGCCCGCGCAGGATTTATTGACTTTGATAGCGGGTATGTCGACCTGGAAACGATCGACAGTCCCATCGACACGGGGGACAACCTCGTCACGATGACTACCTATGGACCCGCAGCCAATCCCAGCGGCTTGCCATACATAGCCGCCGTTGGTTTGCCCCGCAGTGCGTTTACAACCTCGTTCAATCCCGACCTGACCAATGATGATGTGATCAACGGCCGAGGCGGATCGTTCTTTATGACCGATGAACACGTCACCGACACCGGGATTTATGCTTCGAACTACCTGTTTGAATTTGCGAATGGCATCACCGAACTGAGCCTGGATATCTTTGACTTCCGCATCGACGGCGGAGCACAAGGGACTTCGAACGCGCCTCTCGATTCAGCGACCGCAACGTTAACGTTATTCGCCGATCAAGCGATGACAAATATCGTTGGTATGTCGTCGTTAACGGTGAACATGCAAACTCAACCGATTGATGGCAACTGGGAATTTCTTCAGGTCTTCGCCGCCGGTGTCGCCGTCAAAGCTGTGTTGGAATTAGGCGATCTGGACCGCGGTGTGGGGGTCGACAACATCGGATTTGTCACCCAGCCGCCCCCGGTGAATCCAGTCCCCGAACCATCCGCCATTGTGCTACTGGGCATCGGCGGCATCAGCTTGGCACTCTTTGGCTGTCTCAGACGTAGACGCCTAGCACCCTTAGCGTAGGACGATTCAATGCGATAGGCGTCAGGCGGGAGCCTGACCTACGTTTATTTGCGGCCGATGAAGACGTAGTACGGCACCTGCACCAACGGTAGGTAGGGGACGCTGCCGGTCTTTTCTTGTAGTTCTACTTGCTCAAAGCAGCGCTGCAGGTACGGGATGTGGTCTGGGTTAAGGTTGACGTTGTCGCCGGCAAACCAGAGCGGCCACAACGTCCGTGTCCCCCAACCGTGCTGTGTGCGGCCAGGGGCGGGGTACTTGCGAGCGACATAAAAATCAACCACACCGATTGTCCCCCCCGGTTTGAGGAGCTGCCAAGCGTTTTCAATCGCGGCGAACCAATCGGGGATCATCGTCAGTGAATATGAGAAAGTAATCACGTCGACCGTGGCTGGTTCACACGCAAAAGTTGTTGCATCGGCGTGCACCGGTTGCACGTTTTGCCAGCAGTG from Symmachiella dynata encodes:
- a CDS encoding DUF1624 domain-containing protein; translation: MTHDADSVLLTEPGTAKNADTDIVRPRLDNVDMLRGLAIVLMSLDHVREFLSAAQYSPTDVANTTAALFFTRWVTDFCAPVFVFLAGTGAYLYGRRVHSTAHASRFLLTRGLWLVVLELTVIRLAWFFNFDYASGSVGQVIWTIGWSMVVMSGLVFLPISAITTIGILLIAFHNVFDPVSADSFGENWAWLWRFLHAGGGVTPFSGVPVHVAYPLIPWVGVMAAGYGFGPLLKLPQGKRRVETLALGIVLTLTFFGLRATNMYGDPGQWSSHPEFVRTMLSFLALQKYPPSLLFLLMTLGPALIVLAAADRPLGKFGHFLVIYGRVPLFYYILHLFVIHALTIGIVYLQCQETPAWLFSFPPGHAGLDSAGNNCGVDLPVLYGIWLGVVVALYPLCRWFAGVKRRRRDAWLSYL
- a CDS encoding PEP-CTERM sorting domain-containing protein (PEP-CTERM proteins occur, often in large numbers, in the proteomes of bacteria that also encode an exosortase, a predicted intramembrane cysteine proteinase. The presence of a PEP-CTERM domain at a protein's C-terminus predicts cleavage within the sorting domain, followed by covalent anchoring to some some component of the (usually Gram-negative) cell surface. Many PEP-CTERM proteins exhibit an unusual sequence composition that includes large numbers of potential glycosylation sites. Expression of one such protein has been shown restore the ability of a bacterium to form floc, a type of biofilm.): MIRILMLATVVLAVCGVDARAGFIDFDSGYVDLETIDSPIDTGDNLVTMTTYGPAANPSGLPYIAAVGLPRSAFTTSFNPDLTNDDVINGRGGSFFMTDEHVTDTGIYASNYLFEFANGITELSLDIFDFRIDGGAQGTSNAPLDSATATLTLFADQAMTNIVGMSSLTVNMQTQPIDGNWEFLQVFAAGVAVKAVLELGDLDRGVGVDNIGFVTQPPPVNPVPEPSAIVLLGIGGISLALFGCLRRRRLAPLA
- a CDS encoding class I SAM-dependent methyltransferase, with translation MPPTSTATNVFRDLKTLFHLTLSRVRGRSHSERLESFYGPQAAGYDSFRSRLLHGRQELIDTLGFPDQGTWIDIGAGTGENAERVGPRLKNLKQVYQVDLCPSLLKVAQQRVAQHCWQNVQPVHADATTFACEPATVDVITFSYSLTMIPDWFAAIENAWQLLKPGGTIGVVDFYVARKYPAPGRTQHGWGTRTLWPLWFAGDNVNLNPDHIPYLQRCFEQVELQEKTGSVPYLPLVQVPYYVFIGRK